From the genome of Pseudomonas migulae:
GGGTTGCAGCGGTGTAGTCGAGCAGTTGCGCCGGGCCACGCTTGACCTGCGGCGGCTGAGAACGCTGGGCGCGGAAGGTCGCTGCCGCTTGCGGGCCTTCAGCGGCCAGCACTTCGGCCGGGGTCTGACGGGCGAGGTCGGCGATGTTGTAGGTTTTTTCGGATTTTGCCGCGGCCGGGTCAGCACTGAAACTGGCGATGTAAGTGGCGAGATCCCAACGCTGACGGTCATCCAGCTGATCGGCGAAGGCCGGCATGTCGGTGCCTTCCACGCCCATCCCCAAGGTGTTGTAGATCGCGTAGAGGCTCAATCGGTCCTGGCGCGCGGCATCGCGCAGATTGGCGGGCGGCGGCGTCAGACCGACACCGGCCGGGCCATCGCCGGCTCCCGCATCGCCATGGCAAACCGAACAATGCTGGGCGTACAGCGGCGCTCCCCGGGTCGGATCCGGCGTAATGATCGGCGCCTGACTGACTTCATAGGTCACAGCCAGCTTCGCACCGAGCTGCCGAGCCTGACGGGCGACGTCCGCACCGTCCTGCCGGGCCGCGATGGCTTTGCGCAGCGTGCTGACGCCCTGCTCCAATCCGGCCTTTTCCGGCTTCTCCGGCATGGCGGCGATCAAGCCTTGCAACGCCTTGGTAAATTCCAGCTGCTCGCGGTATTCGGATTCATTGATGACCTTGCCCGCTTGCACAGACTCCGGGTAGTCGGCGCCGATGTAATCGAGCAAATGCAGCGCCTGCGGCGCGCCTTCCACGGTGTCGGCCAGCAGGTTGGAACTGCACAAGGCAAACAGCGGCAATACCAGCCAGGCCAGGAAACGGGACGGGGCAGTCATGAATGAATCTCAATTGGAAATACGAAGTAACACATTGTTCACTTCGAATGAGTTTCGCTCAAGCTTTGTTGTGTGAAACGCAGCATGGCGCTCCGGTTTGCGCTTTCGTCGGGTGATGGCACTTTCAAAAAAATGCAACCAAAAAGCCATTACGTCGCCACTATCCCTGTTTATAATGCCCCGCCTGCAATAGAGCGACATGGCATTCAAGCTCCTCCACCCAGGAGGAATTGGCAGGACGCCAGTCTGCGCCGATAGGTCTTAACAGCCCGACCAGCAAGCGCGGCTGCTTACACTCAGGGAAGAAGTACTATGGCCTCCCGCGCCCTAACCTTGATCGCGCTCAGCGCTGTCACCTTGCTCTCCGGCTGTTCGGCCTTTCGCAACTACGATTCGGAACTCGCACAGACCAACCAGCAACTGGCTGCCGGCAACGTCGACGCCGCGCTGACCCTGCTGGAAAAGAACAACACCGGCGAAGACAAAGACCTGCTGTATTACTTCGAGAAAGGTGAACTGCTGCGCGCCAAGGGCGACTTGTCCGGCAGCCAGAACGCCTGGACCAGCGCCGATGCGGTGGTCGGCAAGTGGGAAGACGCGGTCAAGCTCGATACCGCCAAGTACGTCGCTCAGTTCGGCAGCTTCCTGGTGAACGACAAGGTCCGTCGCTACGAAGGCTACGACTACGAAAAAGTCATGCTGACCACGCAAATGGCCCTGAACCTGCTGGCCGTGAACGACTTCGACGGCGCGCGCACCGCGATCAAGAAAACCCACGAACGTGAAGCCGTGATCGCCGACCTGCGCGACAAGGAATACCTCAAGAGCGAAGAGGAAGCCGAGAAAGAAGGCGTCAAGACCGAATACAAAGACCTGCAGGGTTACCCGGTCGCCAGCCTCGATGCGCCGGAAGTGGTCGGCCTGAAAAACAGCTACCAGAGTGCGTTCAGCCATTACCTGGCCGGCTTCGTCTACGAAGCCCTGGGTGAAAAAGACCTGGCCGCGCCGGGTTATCGCAAAGCGGCCGAACTGCGCCCGAACACCCCGCTGCTGGAACAGGCACTGAAGGACCTCGACAAGAAAAACGCCAAGGACGAGGACAGCGACATCCTGATCGTCGTGCAAAGCGGCCTGGCGCCGGCCCGGGATTCGATCCGCGTACCCCTGCCTCTGCCCATCAGCGGCAATGTGGTGATCACCCCGCTGTCGTTCCCGATCATCAAGCCTGATACCTCCACCGCCACGCTCGCCCAGATCGGCGTGGACGGCCAGCAGGTCAACCTGACGCAACTCAACAGCATCACCGCCATGTCCCGCCGCGCGCTGCGTGACGACATGCCGGGCATCATTGTGCGCACCACCGTTCGCGCCGTGACCCGTGGCGTGGCGCAGAAGCAGATCAACGAAACCAACCCGCTGGCGGGCCTGGCGGTCGGTATCACTTCAGCCGTGCTCGAAGGTGCCGATACCCGTACGTGGCGCACCCTGCCGGACAACACCCAGGTGGTGCGCCTGCGCCTGAAGAAAGGCGAGCACCAGGTCACGCTGCCAAGTGCGGTCGGTGGTTCGGTAGTCAAGATTACTGTCGATCAACGCTATCAGGTCATCAGCCTGCGTGCCGTGGGCAGCCAGGTGTTCGCCAGCGGCCTGGCGGCTCACGTCGTCCCAAGCAGCAGCCCAACGGCCGTGGCCAGCCTCAAACAACCTTAAGAACGGAGTCTTTACATGCGTTTCAAACTCATCGCTGTCGTCGCCCTGGCCTTGCTGGCCGGTTGCGCCACACCGCCGCCACCGGAGCCAGGCAGCGCCGCCAGCAAAGTCGTGGCCATGGGCAAGCTGAAGAACATTGTGGTGGGCGCCATGCGCGTCGCCCGGGAAAACGGCTTCATGACGGTCAATGTGCAGCTGAGCAACACCAGCTTCAACAACAAGACCTTCTACTACCGCTTTGCCTGGCTCGGCCCTGAAGGCTTCCCGATTGCCGAAGAAGAAACCTGGAAAAGCCAGATGATGTACGGCGAGCAGACCAGTTTCATCCAGGCCATCGCGCCCACCGCCAAAGCCGTGGATTTCCGCCTCGAAATCAAAACGCCTTAACACCCTATTCGTTCAGTTTTAGAGAGCATTCCCATGTTTGCACGTTTTTCGTTCATCGCCGTTATCGCCCTGCTGGCCAGCGGTTGCGCCAATACCTCGCCTGTTCTGGGCAGCAAGAACATCAGCTACGGCGACACCAAGGCCGTGGAAACCGTGACCAACGAGTTCGGCTCCACCGACCTGCAGATGATTGCCGAGTCCATGACCCGCTCCCTCGCCCAGTCCGGCATTCTGCAAGGCCGTCCGGTGGTTCAGGTCTACGACGTGAAGAACAAGACCAGCGAATACATCGACACTCGCGAAATAACCACCAGCATCAAGACCCAGCTGATGAAGTCCGGCACCGCCCGCTTCGCCAGCGACAACACTGCCATGCAAAGCCAGGTCGACCAGCTCAAGCTGCAAAACCAGAGCGGCCTGTACAAGAAAGCCACCGTGGCCAAGACCGGCAACATGATCGCCGCCAAATACCGTCTTGAAGGTTCGATCAGCTCGATCGTCAAGCGCAGCAGCGACTACAAGGACGTCTTCTACAAATTCAGCCTGCAATTGATCGACGTTGAAAGCGGTCTGGCCGAGTGGATGGACGAGAAAGAGATCCGCAAGACCACGGAGCGTTAATCAATGCGTGCATGGATTGGCATGATGGCCCTGGCTTGCGCGTTAAGCGCGCAGGCGGCCCCGAAAGTCGCGGTGACCGACCTGGCGTATCAGGAGCGAGTGGAGCAGTACATCCACATCGTTTCGGCCAAGAACAATTATCGCGAGGGTTACTACAGCGCCAGTGGTTCTTCGAGCTACAACGAATTCGAAGCCACCACCAGCTACATCGAGCAAGCTGAGCTGCGCAAATTCACCGGCGACATCAAGGGCGAGATACTGCGCACCGGCATGTTCCAGCTGGTGCAAGGCACGCCGTACACCGCCGCGTCCAAGGGCGACATCTATGACGTGATCAAGCGGATCAAGGCCGGCAACTTCAAGGGTGCCGACTATGTGCTGTTCGGCACCGTGTCGGACATTGATTTCACCCGCGACGTAACCGAACTGGCCAACACCGACAGCCATTCCGCCGTGTTGGGCCTGACCCTGGTGGCGGACTTCAGCCTGATCAACACCCGGACGTATGAAATCACCTCGGCTTTCACAGCGATGGGCGAAGGTCAGGACACCAAACTGGTGAATGGCCGGGACATCAAGGTTTCGCTGAACCGTCCGCGGGTGGTTCGTGACGTGTCCAAGGCGCTGGGTGAAGACGTGGCCGCGCAGTTGAGCCAACAGCTCGGTGGCGGTAGTTACCAGCAGCCAGGGCAAGCCCCATTACGCAACAACCTGCCACCGGATACGGCGCCGGTCATTTTGCGCTGATCCAGGGCTTGCTCTAACCCTGTGGTGAGTGCCTTTGTGGCGAGGGGATTTATCCCCGTTGGACTGCGCAGCAGTCCCATCTTTGGGGCCGCTTCGCGACCCAACGGGGATAAATCCCCTCGCCACAAAAACCCTCACCACGAGAGCATCCGCATCACAAATGAAAAAGGCGACCCCCAGGGTCGCCTTTTTTGTGGCTGCGAGTTTTACACCGCAGCTTTACGCAGCGTCGCCATAAACGCCGCCGCGCCAATGAACAATCCGGCAAAGGTCCGGTTCATGCGTTTTTGCTGCTTGGGCGTACGCAACATGCGCAGTACCTTGGACGCCAACCCGGTGTAACCGGCCATGACAATCAGATCAACACAGACCATGGTCACGCCAATGATCAGGTATTGAGCCAATAGCGGCGCATGCGGGTCGATGAACTGCGGCAACACCGCGAGCATGAACACCAGGGCCTTGGGGTTGCTGATGTTGACCAGGAAACCGCGGAACACCAGGGCCAACGGTTTGCCGATCTGGCGCACGGCGGCGTCGTCGCTCATGTCGCTGGGCAGCGCACGCCATTGCTTGACCGCCAGGTAAACCAGGTACGCCACGCCGAACCATTTGATCGCATAGAACGCGGAGGCTGATGCGGTGAGAATCGCGCCAACACCGGCGCCGACAATCGCAATCTGCACCGCCAGGCCCAATTGCAGGCCCAGGGCGTTCCAGTAACCGCGCCAGAAACCGTATTGCAGACCGCTGGACATCGACGCAATGGCGCCGGCACCGGGAGACAGGCTGATCACCCAGCAGGCGGCAAAAAACGCCAGCCATGTTTGAAGCTCCATCGCACACCTCGACTCAGACTCGTGACAGACGTCTAAGCTAATGCGGCTTGGGGCCGATGACTACCGATTTTTTGCAGGATATTGCGGCGGCCGACCAGCGTTTTATGACTCGAGGGCCCCTTCGCGAGCAAGCCCGCTCCCACATTTGATCAGTGTTGTTCACAAATTTTGTGTTCACTAAAGATCCAATGTGGGAGCGGGCTTGCTCGCGAAAGCGGTATGTCAGGCAACGGAAGGTTTACTTCTCAAACCCGCCGGACGAGAACACATCCGTACCCCGCCAGCGTCGAACCGAGCGCTGGAAGAACAAACTGTTGGGCACCTGCACCATCGCGCTGCCGGTCCCAAGCTCTTCAGCCTCGATCAACGTGGTGTACAGCAGATTGATCGCCACCACCCGGCCTTTGACGCCAGGCTTGTCAGTGGTGTCCACCAACTCGACCACGTCACCGATACGGAACGGGCCGACAGTAAAGATCAGGATCGCGCAGAGCAGATTGGAGAGCACGCTCCACATGGCGAAAAACGCCACCGCGGCCACCGCAACGAAACCGGACAACGCGGTCCAGAGCACCGTGGCCGATACACCGAGGCGTTCCAGCACGAAAATCAGCGCACTGCCCATGATCAGCCAGCGCAGACCGCCGCGCAGCGGCATCAGGAACTGCGGCGGAAACGGATAGCGCTCGCCCAATCGAGTCAGGCATTTAGCGACGACGCGCTGAGCGATATAACCGGCCAGCAGGATCAGCAGAATTTGCACGACCAGCCAGATCGGCTCGACCCACATTGCCGGCAACGGTAGCTTGAAGGCTTCCATCAGGACAGCGCCTCCAACTCCGCCTGCATGCTTTCGAGCAATTCCAGGGCTTCCATCCAGGCTTCTTCCAGCTCGGCTTCACGCACCTTCAGCCTGGCTTGTTCGGCCAGCAGATCACGCAAATCGTTCTTGCGTGCCGGCTCGTAGATATCGCTGTCGCCAAGGCCGGTGTCGATCTTCGCCAGTTTCTCGTGCAGCTTGCCCAACTCGGCTTCGAGCTTGTCAGCCTCGCGCTTGTGCGGCGCCAGTTGCTGACGCAATGCGGCGGCGGCCTGACGCTGAGCCTTTTTGTCGGTCTTGTCCGGATTGACCGGCGTGTTGCTGACCGGGGCATTGCGCTGACGGTAGTCGACCAGCCAACGGGCGTAGTCTTCCAGGTCACCGTCAAACTCCTCGACCTTGCCGTCCGCCACCAGATAGAAATTGTCAGTGGTGCTCTTGAGCAAATGACGATCGTGGGAGACCACCAGCACTGCACCACTGAATTCCTGCAGGGCCATGGTCAGCGCCAGGCGCATTTCCAGGTCCAGGTGGTTGGTGGGTTCGTCGAGCAGCAGCAGGTTCGGTCGTTCCCAGGCGATCAACGCCAGGGCCAGGCGAGCTTTCTCACCACCGGAGAAATTCAGCACAGGCTCGTCGATACGCGCACCGCGGAAGTCGAAACCGCCGAGGAAATCACGCAGGGTCTGCTCGCGTTCGGTCGGCGCCAGACGTTGCAAGTGCAGCAGCGGGCTGGCCTTCGAGTCCAGGGAGTCAAGCTGATGCTGGGCGAAGTAACCGACGACGGTGTTTTCGCCACGGGTCAGTCGACCGGCCAGCGGCGAGAGTTCACCGGCAAGGTTTTTGATCAGGGTCGATTTACCGGCGCCGTTGGGCCCCAGCAAACCGATGCGCGCGCCGGGGGTCAGTTGCAGCTTGACCTTCTCCAGCACGGCTTTGTCGCCGTAGCCCAAACGGGCGTCGGACAGGTCGATCAAAGGGCTGGAAATCTTCGTCGACTCGCGGAAGACAAAGTCGAACGGTGAATCGACGTGGGCAGCGGACAACTCTTCCATCCGCTCCAGCGCCTTGATCCGGCTCTGGGCCTGACGGGCCTTGGTCGCCTGGGCCTTGAAGCGGGCGATGTAGCTTTCCATGTGCGCGCGTTGCGCCTGCTGCTTCTCGTAGGCCTGTTGCTGCTGGGCCAGACGTTCGGCACGGGCGCGTTCGAAAGCGCTGTAGCCACCGCGATACAGGGTGATCTTGCGCTGATCGACATGGGCCACATGATCGACCACGGCATCGAGGAAATCCCGGTCGTGGGAAATCAGCAACAAGGTGCCGGGGTAGCTTTTGAGCCACTCTTCGAGCCAGATGATGGCGTCGAGGTCCAAGTGGTTGGTCGGTTCGTCGAGCAGCAACAGGTCAGAGGGGCACATCAATGCCTGCGCCAGGTTCAGACGCATCCGCCAGCCACCAGAGAAATCTCCTACCTGGCGATCCATCTGTTCGTTGGTGAACCCCAGGCCGGCCAGCAGCTTGCGGGCACGGGCGTCGGCCGTGTAACCGTCGGCGCTGTCGAGTTCCGAGTGCAGGCGGGCCTGAGCGGCACCGTCATGGGCCGCTTCGGCGGCGGCGAGGTCACGTTGCACCTCGCGCAGGCGCAGGTCGCCATCGAGCACGTAGTCGACCGCCAGGCGTTCGAGCGTCTCGATTTCCTGGCGCATGTGGGCGATGCGCCAGTCGGCCGGCAGGAAGCAGTCACCCGAGTCCGGGTGCAGCTCGCCCCGAATCAAGGCGAACAGGCTCGATTTGCCGGCGCCGTTGGCACCGATGAGGCCGGCTTTGTGGCCGGCGTGCAGGGTCAGCTCGGCGTCTTCTAGCAGACGTTGCGGGCCACGCTGTAAAGTCAGGTTCTGAAGTCGAATCATAATGGCGGCGGAGTCTACCAGCTTCGCTCGCAACTGGCGCGAGTAGCACTATGTCCTCTGACCTGTGGAGCTTTTCCCTTGGCACTTACGCCCGTCCCGGCGTTGAAGCCGCGTGCCTGACCTTGCAGTCGGCGGGAGTGAATGTGTGCCTGTTGTTGTGTGGGCTGTGGCTGGGGCAGCGAGGAGTCGCCTGCAACGAGCAACGATTGCAGCAGCTTCGCAACGTGGCCGAACCCTGGGACGCGGATGTCGTTCGACCGCTGCGTGATGTGCGCATGCAATGGAAAATCATCGCGACTGAAGATGCCGAACTGAATGCGTTACGCGAACAAGTGAAAGCGCTGGAGCTGGAAGCCGAACGGCATCTGTTGTTGCGACTGGAGCGATCGGCGCAGAGTTGGCCGCAGGATGAGGCGACCGATTTATCGGCCTGGCTGGAAGGTGTGGCGGCGGGTGCCGCCCACCTGGACCGCGACGCGCTGCATCAGCTGCGCGTCGCGGCAACCGGCACTTAGGAAGCGCTGGTTGGGGTGGTGCTGGTGCTCGACGGTGCGACCGGCGTTGGCGCCGTGGTGGCTGTCGAGGTGGAAGCCGCCGGTGCAGGAGCGGCCGACGCGGATGGCGCTGGCGTCGCTGGTTTGGCAGCAGGAGCCGGGGTTGGCTTGGCAACGGCGGCCGGTTTTTTCACGGCTGGTTTGGCTGCAGCGGGTTTTGCAGCTGTCGCTGGTTTGGCGGCGACTGGCTTGGCAGCAGCAGTTTTTGCAGCGGGTTTAGCAGCTGGTTTCGCGGCCGGCTTGGCAGCGATTTTTGCCGCGGCTGGTTTTGCGACAGTCTTGGCAGCCGGTTTCGCAGCGGCGGTTTTAGCGGCTGGTTTGGCAGCTGCAGTTTTTGCCGCAGCAGGTTTGGCAGCAGCGGTTCTTGCAGCCGGTTTAGCGGCCGCAGCTTTCGCCGCAGCAGGCTTGGCAGCAGCGGTTCTTGCTGCTGGCTTAGCGGCCGCAGTTTTCGCCGCAGCAGGCTTGGCAGCAGCGGTTTTTGCAGCCGGCTTAGCGGCCGCAGTTTTCGCCGCAGCAGGTTTCGCAGCAGCGGTTCTTGCTGCCGGTTTAGCGGCGGCTGTTTTCGCAGCGGCTGGCTTGGCGGCAGGTTTGGCAGCGGCTGTTTTCGCAGCCGGTTTCGCAGCGCTGGCAGCGACCGGTTTTTTCGCAGCAGGTTTAGCTGCGGCTTTCACCGGAGCCTTGGCAGCAGGCTTGGCCGATGCTTTTGCAGCAGCCGGTTTGGCAGCGGCTTTCTTGGCCGGGGCCGCAGCAGGCTTAGCCGAACGCAGGGACAACGCCTTGCCGACAGCCTCTTGTACACGACCGACGCCCTGGGCCAGTTTCAGGCTTTCTTGAGCATCGCGCTTGAGTTGCAGAATGTAGGTACGGGTCTCGGACTGGCGATCCTTGAGGGAGTCGAGCAAGTCTTCGAGTTGCTTCACTCCGTCCTTCGCCTTGGCTTGTGCCTTGGCCTTGCCGGCCGCCGCAGCATCCTGCAATTTGGTACGGGATTTGTGCAATTTCTCCTGCGCTTTTCCGCGCTGTTTTTCCAGTTTGGCGAGCAGTTTTTCAGCATCAGCCAAGGCTTGGGAACAAGCGGTTTCCAAATGCTCGAGCAGGCTGCCCGAGAGTTGTTGGAGTAAGTGCAACGGGGTATTTACAGGCTTCTTGGTGGCCGACATGGTTTACCTCCTGGCTGACGTGGGTGCGGCTCATACTAGACCTCTGCTGCTACCGCCGCTAGGGCATGTTGACAGTATCGAAAGCGCTGCGTTGCAACGAATCGAAAATCTTCCTGGCTTGCGTAAAACAAGTTCACTGTCGCACGCATTCACACTGGCATAATCTGCCGCATCTCAGGTCGGAGAGTGCCGATGTCGCGCTACCTTTTTTTATCGCTGTGCGTATTTTTTTCCGTGGCCCAGGCCGCCGAAAAAACCACGGAAAATGAAGCTCACGATCTCGCGTACAGCCTGGGCGCAAGCCTCGGTGAACGTCTGCGTCAGGAGGTTCCCGATCTGCAACTTCAGGCATTGGTCGAAGGGTTGCAGCAAGCCTATCGAGGCAAGCCGCTGGCCCTGAAAGATGAGCAGATCGAACAGATTCTGGCCGAGCATGAAGCGCAGGTTGCCTTGCAACAGAGCGCACCGCAGAGCGAAGTCGCCCTCGAAAAAGAGAAACGTTTTCTCGCGGGGGAAAAAGCCAGACCCGGGGTTCGTGAACTGGCCGATGGTGTGTTGCTGACGGAGCTGGTGCCTGGCACCGGTGCGAAAGCCGGTCCGAATGGCAAGGTCCAGGTCCTGTACATCGGTCGCCTTCCCGACGGCACCGTGTTCGATCAGAACACTCAGCCGCAGTGGTTCAGTCTCGACAGTGTGATCAGTGGGTGGCGCAGCGCTCTGCAAAACATGCCGGTCGGTGCGAAGTGGCGGCTGGTGATTCCATCGGCGCAGGCCTATGGCGCCGACGGTGCCGGCGACTTGATCGAGCCATTCACGCCACTGGTGTTCGAAGTCGAATTGCGCGGCGCCACCGGCTGAACAGCGCAAACGAAAAACGGCGCGCATAAGCGCACCGTTTTTTTTGAGGGTGTTGCAGGATGGGGTTCAGGCTTGAACCGAATCCTCTTCCTTGTGAGCGGTGTGCAGCACTTCGATCAGGCAGTCTTCCAGTTCGAAGCGTTCGTGCAACAGGCCACCCAGCTCCTTGAATTTCTCTGCCACGCACTTGCCTGCATCGCACAGGTCGTTGAACGCGAGCAGCTTCTCGGTGATGACGTCGATACGCGGGTAGATCGTCTCGGCCAATTCGAGACCGCGAGTGTCGCCAAATGCCTTGGCTTCGCCCGTCAGCTGTTCGTAGATTTCGAAGTGCCCCGCAGATACGTAATCGACCAGCACGCCGCAGAATTCCTGCAATGGCTTGCGATTCTCCCCCAGAGCCTCAGGCTTGGCGCCGAGAGCATCATAGGCCCGAACCAGTTCGTGACGCTCCTGCAACCAGCGATCGATCAGCAGATGCACTCCACCCCAGCGTTCCTGAGCATTCTGACAACTTTCGAGCATGGTGATCTCTCTTCCCTTGTGGGTCATGCTGCCCTACACCTGTCGCACACTTGAAGATCAAGGATCGGCCAGGCAGAGCGTCATTCGAGCAACATAATTCCAATGACACGTGCGGGCCAGATTATGCCCGCGCGACGGTGGCTTCAAGGTACGCAGGAGATAAAGTTCATACAAGTGTTTAATCGCCCGCCAGCGCAGGGTGCGACGACTCGCCGCTGAGCGGTCGCCGACAGGCGATCCAGACAACGCGCAGCAGCTGCTGAACACCGAGAGTTGTCATCGCGACAAAGAACAACAGGCTCCACTCCGGCAGGCTCAGGTCGAACAGCGTCCATGAGATCCTTGTGCAGTCGGCCGTGCCGTTGAACATTTGCTGCACAACGTACGCCCAAGGGTTGCTGGCGAACAGATCGGCCATATGGGGCGAGCACGTGGACACCTGTTGCAGCGGGTCGCCTTGCAACAACACCTGGCGCCACGCTGTGACTGTTCCCGCCAGGCTGCACAGCAATCCCAGCAGCCAATACAGGAAAGAACCGAATCGGCCGGGACCATGCACCGAAGCCATCAGGCAGACACCCGTGAACAATGCCAGACACATCCGCTGCAGCTCGCACATGCCGCACGGCTGGAGGCCTACCGCATATTCCAGGTAATAGGACACGCCCAAGGCCAGGGCGCCGGCAACGAAAACCATGAAAAACAAGGAGCGTGAGCAGGCCAACGACATGGCTTTTCCGTACCAGTAGAGACAAGTGGTTACGGTAGAGGAAAGCGCGCCAGCCTTACAAGACAGGTCGGCAGAGACACTTCAACAGAAGTGTAGGGAATTCCCGACAGAGTCGAGAGGATCAGATGTAGTCGTCTGTAGGAATTTGTCACCAACTGACCACGACTGTAAGAATTAACGTCTTTGTGGCGAGGGAGCTTGCTCCCGTTCGATTGCGCAGCAGTCGCAAATCAAGAGGTTGCTTTGCAACCCGGCGGGAGCAAGCTCCCTCGCCACAGGTCTCACCAGCCGTTAACGTTTAGACGGTTGCCGGCACCGGCAACGGCGCCGCCAACAAACGTTCATCCAGGAGACCAAGGCCTTCCTGGAACAGCTGGTTACTGCGCTCGGTGTCGCCCAGTTGCGCCAGCAATCGCGCCAGCTCCGCGCAGGCTTCCGGATTGCGCTGCACGCGCAGGCTGCTCTCCAGATAATCCCGGGCCTTACCCCACAGACTGTTTTGCAAACATAGACGACCCAGGGTCAGCAACAGGCTCGGGTCGGTCGGATGGTTCTTCAGCCAGCCCTCGGCGGTCTGTAGCTGTCGGGCCGGATCACTGCCGCGAACCAGTCCGTAAAGGCGCGCCAGATGGCTGTCGTAGTTGCGCTTGAGCGCCGTTCGCAGCACCTCTTCGGCCTCGACCTGGGCGCCGATTTGCCGAAGCTGCTCGGCATACGCCAACACCAGTTGCGGTTCCTGGCGCTGAGCCGAGGTGAGTTGCTGCCAGGCGCGGTTGAGCGATTGCAATCCGACGGTTCCGTCTTCTTCCTGGTGCGCGGCCAGGGACAGGTTTTCCCCCCAGGCCCGGCGCTCCAGTTCTGCCAGCTCGGCCGGTGGCAGGACCTTGTCCTTGCGCAGCTCCGGCAGCAGGCGAATCACCGCCGACCAGTCACCGCGCTGTTGATGCAAACGCTGCAACTGGCGCAAGGTCTGGACGTTATGAGGGTGACGCTCATGCATCGCCTGCAAGGTCACCAGGGCGCCGTCGGTGTCGCCGCGATCGGTCTGCAGTTGAGCGTGGCTCAAGGCGATCGCCAACTCGGCCTGGGGCTGGCGCTCCAGTGCACGCTCCAGCAAGTTGTCGCTTTCCTCGTAGTGGCCTTGCTCGTTCGCGGCGCGAGCAGCGCCGAGGTAGTAAAGCAGCGGCTGGCGCTCGGCTTCGGCGGCGCGATGCAAATGACGCTGCGCACTCGCCCAGCGACCTTCGGCCAGGTCCAGCTGACCGTGCTCAATCGCCACTTGCACCCGGCGACTGCGATTGCGCCGCGACCAGGGATTGACCACGCCACTGGAGGTCGTGACCAATTCGACCAGTGCCTTGATACCCCAGAACACCAGCCACAACACCGCCACCAGGGCCAGGGTTGCCCACAGGCTCGATTCGAAACGGAAGCTCTTGTAAGCGATCAGCACGTAGCCAGAATGCTCGGCAATCGCCAACCCCAAAGCGGCGGCAGCGGCGATGGCCAAAAACACGATCACATAGAGTCGCTTCATGGCGTGGCCTCCGGCAGGGTGCTTGCGGCAGGCTTGGCCATGGGTTTGATCGAGTCCTCGGCGTTGACGTTACGACGCTCGAGATAACCCTGAACCGCGCTCAGCGTGCCGGTCAGGTCCGGCGTGACGACAGTGACCGGCTGCTTGC
Proteins encoded in this window:
- a CDS encoding disulfide bond formation protein B, which gives rise to MSLACSRSLFFMVFVAGALALGVSYYLEYAVGLQPCGMCELQRMCLALFTGVCLMASVHGPGRFGSFLYWLLGLLCSLAGTVTAWRQVLLQGDPLQQVSTCSPHMADLFASNPWAYVVQQMFNGTADCTRISWTLFDLSLPEWSLLFFVAMTTLGVQQLLRVVWIACRRPLSGESSHPALAGD
- a CDS encoding AlgP family protein, whose protein sequence is MSATKKPVNTPLHLLQQLSGSLLEHLETACSQALADAEKLLAKLEKQRGKAQEKLHKSRTKLQDAAAAGKAKAQAKAKDGVKQLEDLLDSLKDRQSETRTYILQLKRDAQESLKLAQGVGRVQEAVGKALSLRSAKPAAAPAKKAAAKPAAAKASAKPAAKAPVKAAAKPAAKKPVAASAAKPAAKTAAAKPAAKPAAAKTAAAKPAARTAAAKPAAAKTAAAKPAAKTAAAKPAAAKTAAAKPAARTAAAKPAAAKAAAAKPAARTAAAKPAAAKTAAAKPAAKTAAAKPAAKTVAKPAAAKIAAKPAAKPAAKPAAKTAAAKPVAAKPATAAKPAAAKPAVKKPAAVAKPTPAPAAKPATPAPSASAAPAPAASTSTATTAPTPVAPSSTSTTPTSAS
- a CDS encoding Rsd/AlgQ family anti-sigma factor gives rise to the protein MLESCQNAQERWGGVHLLIDRWLQERHELVRAYDALGAKPEALGENRKPLQEFCGVLVDYVSAGHFEIYEQLTGEAKAFGDTRGLELAETIYPRIDVITEKLLAFNDLCDAGKCVAEKFKELGGLLHERFELEDCLIEVLHTAHKEEDSVQA
- a CDS encoding heme biosynthesis protein HemY gives rise to the protein MKRLYVIVFLAIAAAAALGLAIAEHSGYVLIAYKSFRFESSLWATLALVAVLWLVFWGIKALVELVTTSSGVVNPWSRRNRSRRVQVAIEHGQLDLAEGRWASAQRHLHRAAEAERQPLLYYLGAARAANEQGHYEESDNLLERALERQPQAELAIALSHAQLQTDRGDTDGALVTLQAMHERHPHNVQTLRQLQRLHQQRGDWSAVIRLLPELRKDKVLPPAELAELERRAWGENLSLAAHQEEDGTVGLQSLNRAWQQLTSAQRQEPQLVLAYAEQLRQIGAQVEAEEVLRTALKRNYDSHLARLYGLVRGSDPARQLQTAEGWLKNHPTDPSLLLTLGRLCLQNSLWGKARDYLESSLRVQRNPEACAELARLLAQLGDTERSNQLFQEGLGLLDERLLAAPLPVPATV
- a CDS encoding FKBP-type peptidyl-prolyl cis-trans isomerase, whose amino-acid sequence is MSRYLFLSLCVFFSVAQAAEKTTENEAHDLAYSLGASLGERLRQEVPDLQLQALVEGLQQAYRGKPLALKDEQIEQILAEHEAQVALQQSAPQSEVALEKEKRFLAGEKARPGVRELADGVLLTELVPGTGAKAGPNGKVQVLYIGRLPDGTVFDQNTQPQWFSLDSVISGWRSALQNMPVGAKWRLVIPSAQAYGADGAGDLIEPFTPLVFEVELRGATG